From a single Sorghum bicolor cultivar BTx623 chromosome 5, Sorghum_bicolor_NCBIv3, whole genome shotgun sequence genomic region:
- the LOC8071601 gene encoding aspartic proteinase nepenthesin-1, whose amino-acid sequence MAARSSMLVVVAITFLLAAPPPAFSARRSFRATMTRTEPAINLTRAAHKSHQRLSMLAARLDDAASGSAQTPLQLDSGGGAYDMTFSIGTPPQELSALADTGSDLIWAKCGACTRCVPQGSPSYYPNKSSSFSKLPCSGSLCSDLPSSQCSAGGAECDYKYSYGLASDPHHYTQGYLGSETFTLGSDAVPGIGFGCTTMSEGGYGSGSGLVGLGRGPLSLVSQLNVGAFSYCLTSDAAKTSPLLFGSGALTGAGVQSTPLLRTSTYYYTVNLESISIGAATTAGTGSSGIIFDSGTTVAFLAEPAYTLAKEAVLSQTTNLTMASGRDGYEVCFQTSGAVFPSMVLHFDGGDMDLPTENYFGAVDDSVSCWIVQKSPSLSIVGNIMQMNYHIRYDVEKSMLSFQPANCDNF is encoded by the coding sequence ATGGCGGCAAGGTCATCCATGCTCGTCGTTGTTGCCATCACCTTCCTCCTCGCCGCTCCTCCGCCGGCCTTCTCGGCACGAAGAAGCTTCCGTGCCACCATGACCCGCACCGAACCGGCCATCAACTTGACGCGGGCCGCGCACAAGTCCCACCAACGGCTGTCCATGCTCGCCGCCCGGCTTGACGACGCTGCCTCAGGGAGCGCGCAGACCCCGCTCCAGCtcgacagcggcggcggcgcataCGACATGACGTTCTCCATCGGCACGCCACCGCAGGAGCTGTCGGCCCTCGCCGACACCGGCAGCGACCTCATCTGGGCCAAGTGCGGCGCGTGCACGCGGTGCGTTCCCCAGGGCTCCCCTTCCTACTACCCAAACAAGTCGTCGTCTTTCTCCAAGCTGCCGTGCTCCGGCAGCCTCTGCAGCGACCTGCCGTCGTCCCAGTGCAGCGCCGGCGGCGCCGAGTGCGACTACAAGTACTCCTACGGCCTTGCCAGTGATCCGCATCACTACACACAAGGTTACCTCGGGAGCGAGACCTTCACGCTCGGCAGCGACGCCGTGCCCGGCATCGGCTTCGGCTGCACCACCATGTCGGAGGGCGGGTACGGCTCGGGCTCCGGCCTCGTCGGCCTCGGCCGCGGGCCGCTGTCCCTCGTCTCGCAGCTCAACGTCGGCGCCTTCTCCTACTGCCTCACCAGTGACGCCGCCAAGACGAGCCCTCTCCTGTTCGGCTCCGGCGCCTTGACGGGCGCCGGCGTCCAGTCGACGCCGCTGCTGCGGACATCCACCTACTACTACACGGTGAACCTGGAGAGCATCTCGATCGGCGCCGCGACGACGGCCGGGACTGGAAGCAGCGGCATCATCTTCGACTCCGGCACCACGGTGGCGTTCCTCGCGGAGCCGGCGTACACGCTGGCCAAGGAGGCGGTCCTGTCGCAGACGACGAACCTCACCATGGCGTCCGGCAGGGACGGGTACGAGGTCTGCTTCCAGACGTCCGGCGCCGTCTTCCCGTCCATGGTGCTGCACTTCGACGGCGGCGACATGGATCTGCCGACGGAGAACTACTTCGGGGCCGTGGACGACAGCGTCAGCTGCTGGATCGTGCAGAAGTCGCCGAGCCTGTCCATTGTTGGGAACATCATGCAAATGAACTATCACATCCGGTACGATGTGGAGAAGTCGATGCTGTCCTTCCAGCCAGCCAACTGCGACAATTTCTGA